One segment of Coffea arabica cultivar ET-39 chromosome 7c, Coffea Arabica ET-39 HiFi, whole genome shotgun sequence DNA contains the following:
- the LOC140010705 gene encoding uncharacterized protein — MVQGNIETHKMVVDLGVDLIRKENRIPANMVLDDCVVREGIDKSGKGSLTSKDGNTIDTMSQIQGRAGGLALFWKEGVQLLDVHSTKWYIAAMVVDKELNDHWWLVGIYASTEERVRVQQWETIKEKKREWGEKWIIVGDYNDICSNGEKWGGKERSEGSFREFNSFISGNELVDIGYKGVPWTWSNTWEGEGEIKERLDRCLGSVGWVQVYENTTVEHIEKEASDHCLLMRWAKDEESVAVIQRAWGLEQHGSRMFRVVRRIKECRVALIEWHKANKGNTKAKIEELKEQLRVARERSELDKKGAIANLKLQLNKAYKDEELYWSQKSRSRWLKEGDKNTAYFHLSVMANRKRNNISIL; from the exons ATGGTGCAGGGAAATATTGAAACCCATAAGATGGTAGTGGACCTGGGAGTAGACTTGATTAGAAAAGAAAATCGGATCCCCGCGAATATGGTGTTAGATGACTGTGTTGTTAGAGAGGGGATAGACAAGTCAGGAAAGGGGAGTTTGACTAGCAAAGACGGTAACACAATAGATACCATGAGCCAAATCCAA GGTAGAGCAGGGGGATTAGCTTTGTTTTGGAAGGAGGGGGTGCAACTGCTTGATGTACACAGCACTAAGTGGTACATTGCAGCAATGGTGGTAGATAAGGAGTTAAATGATCACTGGTGGCTGGTAGGAATATATGCAAGTACTGAGGAAAGAGTAAGAGTGCAACAATGGGAGACtataaaggaaaagaaaagggaatggGGGGAAAAGTGGATAATAGTGGGAGACTACAATGATATCTGCTCAAATGGGGAGAAATGGGGAGGGAAAGAGAGATCAGAGGGTAGTTTTAGAGAGTTCAATAGTTTTATCTCTGGGAACGAATTGGTGGATATAGGGTATAAAGGGGTTCCTTGGACATGGAGCAACACATGGGAAGGGGAGGGAGAGATAAAAGAGAGGCTAGATCGATGTTTAGGGAGTGTTGGATGGGTGCAAGTGTATGAGAATACTACAGTTGAACACATTGAGAAAGAAGCATCAGATCACTGCTTGCTAATG AGATGGGCAAAGGATGAGGAGTCTGTGGCTGTTATCCAAAGAGCTTGGGGGCTGGAGCAACATGGGTCTAGAATGTTTAGAGTGGTGAGACGAATCAAGGAATGTAGAGTAGCTTTGATTGAATGGCACAAGGCAAATAAAGGCAATACAAAGGCAAAAATTGAGGAGCTAAAGGAGCAACTAAGGGTAGCACGTGAGAGGAGTGAGCTGGATAAGAAAGGAGCTATTGCAAACTTGAAGCTACAACTGAATAAAGCATACAAGGATGAAGAGCTATATTGGAGCCAGAAATCAAGAAGCAGATGGCTCAAGGAGGGGGATAAGAATACAGCTTACTTTCACCTAAGTGTCATGGCTAATAGGAAACGGAACAATATCAGCATACTCTAG